In Isoptericola variabilis 225, the genomic window GAGCGTGACGACGAGCATGGCCTTGCGGCCGATCTTGTCTCCGTAGTGCCCGGCGAGGAACGCGCCGAGCGGCCGGAAGAGGAAGCTGATGCCGACGGTCGCGAAGGACAGCAGCGTGGCAGCCCCCGGCCCGGCCGGGGCGAAGAACAGCGCGCCGAAGACGAGCCCCGCCGCGCTGGCGTAGAGGAAGAAGTCGTACCACTCGATCGTGGTACCGATGACGGTCGCCATCGCGACGCGCCTGAGCTCCCGGCGCCGGGCGTCGGGAGCGGCGGTGGCAGCAGTGCTCACGGTCATGGTGCGGTCGACCTCTCTGTCAGTCCGCGAGTTGGTGGACGGCGATGATCGTATATGATCGCGGATACGACACGACAAGGGGGTCCCATGGTCACCGACGATCGACGCCGCCCCGGCAAGATCATCGCCGTCCACCTCAACTACGCCTCGCGTGCCGCGCAGCGCGGGCGCACCCCGGCCCAGCCCAGCTACTTCCTCAAGCCGGCGTCGTCCCTCGGCGTCACGGGCGGCACGGTCGAGCGGCCGCTCGGCACCGAGCTCCTCGCGTTCGAGGGCGAGGTCGCGCTCGTCATCGGCACCGCCGCGCGGTGGGTCTCCCCCGAGGACGGCTGGTCCCACGTCGCCGCCGTCACCGCCGCCAACGACTTCGGCCTCTACGACCTGCGCACCGCGGACAAGGGCTCGAACCTGCGCTCCAAGGGCGGCGACGGGTTCACCCCGCTGGGCCCCGAGCTCGTCCCCGCCTCCGCGGTCGACCCCGCGGGGCTGCGCGTGCGCACCTGGGTCAACGGCGACCTGGTGCAGGAGGACACGACCGACACCCTGCTGTTCGACTTCGGCCGCCTCGTGGCCGACCTCTCGCAGCACCTCACGCTCGAGCCCGGTGACGTCATCCTCACCGGCACGCCGGCCGGGTCGTCCGTCGTCGAGCCGGGCGACGTCGTCGAGGTCGAGGTCGACGCCCCGACGGCGCCCGGCGCGCCGTCGAGCGGCCGGCTCGTCACGACGGTGACGGCCGGCACGACGCCGTTCGGCGACTTCGGCGCGCAGCCCGCGGTCGACGACGTCCAGCGCGCCGAGGCCTACGGCACCGCCACGCCGCCCGCCACGGCGGACGAGCCCGCGTTCGAGCTCACGGACGCCCACCGGGCGCGCTTCGCGAAGGTCGCCGTCGCGACGCTGTCGGTGGCCCTGCGCCGGCGCGGCTACCACGACGTCTTCGTCGAGGGCGTGCGGTCGAACCGGCCGGGCGCCCGGTTCGTCGGCCGGGCCCGCACGCTGCGGTTCGTGCCGCACCGCCCCGACCTGTTCGCGCGCCGCGGCGGCGGCTTCAACGCCCAGAAGCGGGCGTTCGACACCGTCGGCGAGGGCGAGGTCCTCGTGATCGAGGCGCGCGGCGAGCGCGGCACCGGCACGGTCGGCGACGTCCTGGCCCTGCGCGCGCAGGTGCGCGGGGCCGCCGCGATCGTCACCGACGGCGGCGTGCGCGACTTCGACGCCGTGGCCCGGATCGACGTCCCGGTCTTCTCGGCCGGCCCCCATCCCTCGGTGCTCGGGCGCCGGCACGTGCCGTGGGAGACCGACGTGACGATCGCGTGCGGCGGCGCCGCGGTCGAGCCCGGCGACGTCGTCGTGGGCGACGGCGACGGCGTGATCGTCATCCCGCCGGCCCTCGTCGAGGAGGTGCTCGCCGAGGCCGAGGAGACCGAGGCGCAGGACGCGTGGGTCGCCGCCCGTGTCGCCGAGGGCGAGTCCGTCGACGGCCTGTTCCCGATGGACGCCGCGTGGCGCGCCCGGTACGAGCGCGAGACGGGTGGTGCCGGGTGAGCGCGGAGAGCAAGTCGCAGCAGGCGTACCGCTACCTGCGCGAGCGCATCGACGACGGGCGCTTCGTGCCCGGCTACCGGCTCGTGCTGGCCCAGCTCGCCGCGGAGCTCGGCGTCTCCGTGGTGCCCGTGCGCGAGGCGGTCCGCCGCCTCGAGGCCGAGGGCCTCGTGACGTTCGAGCGCAACGTCGGCGCGAAGGTCTCGCTCGTCAAGGAGACCGAGTACCTGCACACGATGCAGACGCTCGCGCTCGTCGAGGGCTACGCGACGGCACTGTCGGCGCCGTACCTCACGGGCGAGCAGCTCGGGCGCGCCCGCGCGATCAACGACGAGATGCGCCGCAGCCTCGACGAGTTCGACCCGCACCGGTTCACCGAGCTCAACCGCGACTTCCACTCCGTGCTGTTCGAGCCGTGCCCCAACCCGCACGTGCTCGACCTGGTGCACCGCGGCTGGAACCGCATGAAGGTGCTGCGCGACTCGTCGTTCAGCTTCGTCCCCGGCCGCGCGCGCGAGTCCGTCGCCGAGCACGACCGGCTCGTCGAGCTCGTGGCGTCGGGCGCCGACGCCACCGAGCTCGAGCTCGCCGCGCGGCGCCACCGCACCGCGACGCTCGACGCGGTCCTCGCCTACCAGGCCGCGCGCAAGCCACCGACCCCCTCGCCCCGCGACGACGCCACCCTCGCCGGGTGACGGCCGACCACGACGGAAGGACCACGCTCATGACCCTGCACCGCCCCGAGGGCCTGCCGGACCGCATTCGCCACTACGTCGACGGCGAGAGCGTCGACTCGCTCGGCGGCGAGACGTTCGACGTGCTCGAGCCCGTGACCAACCAGACGTACGTCCAGGCCGCGGCCGGGCAGAAGGCCGACGTCGACCGTGCCGTCGCCGCCGCCCGGCGCGCGTTCGTCGAGGGCCCCTGGCCGCGCATGCTCCCGCGCGAGCGCTCGCGCGTGCTGCACCGCATCGCCGACATCGTCGAGTCCCGCGACGCCCGCCTCGCCGAGCTCGAGTCCTTCGACTCGGGCCTGCCGATCACCCAGGCGCTCGGCCAGGCCCGCCGAGCGGCCGAGAACTTCCGGTTCTTCGCCGACCTGATCGTGGCCCAGGCCGACGACACCTACAAGGTGCCCGGCAGGCAGATCAACTACGTCAACCGCAAGCCGATCGGCGTCGCCGGCCTCATCACGCCGTGGAACACGCCGTTCATGCTCGAGTCGTGGAAGCTGGCCCCCGCGCTCGCGACGGGCAACACGGTCGTCCTCAAGCCGGCCGAGTTCACGCCGCTGTCCGCATCGCTGTGGGGCGGGATCTTCGAGGAGGCCGGGCTGCCGCGCGGCGTCTTCAACCTCGTCCACGGGCTCGGCGAGGAGGCGGGCGACGCGCTCGTCAAGCACCCCGACGTCCCGCTCGTCTCCTTCACGGGCGAGAGCCGCACCGGGCAGCTGATCTTCGCCAACGCCGCCCCGCACCTCAAGGGCCTGTCCATGGAGCTGGGCGGCAAGTCTCCCGCGATCGTGTTCGCCGACGCCGACCTCGAGGCCGCGATCGACGCGACGATCTTCGGCGTCTTCTCGCTCAACGGGGAGCGCTGCACCGCCGGCAGCCGCATCCTCGTCGAGCGGTCCGTGTACGACGAGTTCGTCGAGCGGTACGCCGCGCAGGCCGAGCGCGTCGTCGTCGGCTACCCGCACGACCCGGCGACCGAGGTCGGCACGCTCGTGCACCCGGAGCACTTCGCCAAGGTCATGAGCTACGTCGAGCTGGGCAAGGCCGAGGGCCGCCTCGTCGCGGGCGGCGGCCGGCCCGAGGGCTTCGAGTCGGGCAACTTCGTGGCGCCGACGGTGTTCGCCGACGTCAAGCCCGACGCCCGCATCTTCCAGGAGGAGATCTTCGGGCCCGTCGTCGCGATCACGCCGTTCGACACCGAGGCCGAGGCCCTCGAGCTCGCCAACGCGACGAGGTACGGCCTGGCCGCGTACGTGTGGACCAACGACCTCAAGCGCGCGCACACCTTCGCCCAGGCGGTCGAGGCCGGCATGGTCTGGCTCAACTCGAACAACGTGCGCGACCTGCGCACCCCGTTCGGCGGCGTCAAGGCCTCGGGCCTGGGCCACGAGGGCGGGTACCGCTCGATCGACTTCTACACCCACCAGCAGGCCGTGCACATCACGCTCGGCAAGGTCCACAACCCCACGTTCGGCAAGGGCGGGCAGCCCTCGCACTGACCGCACTCGACGAACCGACTCCGCACCATCTCGCGCAAGGACGCCGACATGAGCATCATCAGCCCCGACTCCCCCGAGCCCGTGGTCACCGACACCGACCCGATCCGTGCCGTCGACCCCATCCCGACGCCCACCTCCCCGCCGCCGGACGTCGTGCGGTGCGCGTCGATGGAGCTCGTCGTGACGGACCTCGAGGCCAGCCGCCGCTTCTACGTCGACGTGCTGGACCTCGTCGTCACCGAGGAGGACTCCGAGACCGTCTACCTGCGCAGCCTCGAGGAGTTCATCCACCACAACCTCATCCTGCGCAAGGGACCGGTCCCGGCCGTCGCGGCGTTCAGCTACCGGGTGCGCACGCCCGAGGACCTCGACCGGGCCGTCGCCTTCTACTCCGAGCTCGGCTGCCGGGTGGAGCGCCGCGCGGAGGGCTGGGTCAAGGGCCTCGGCGACACGGTGCGGGTCACCGACCCGCTCGGGTTCCCCTACGAGTTCTTCCACGACGTCGAGCACGTCGAGCGCCTCGCGTGGCGCTACGACCTGCACACCCCCGGCGCGCTCGTGCGCCTGGACCACTTCAACCAGGTCACGCCCGACGTGCCGCGCGCCGTGAAGTACATGGAGGACCTCGGCTTCCGCGTCACGGAGGACATCCAGGACGAGGAGGGCACGACGTACGCCGCGTGGATGCGCCGCAAGCCCACGGTGCACGACACCGCGATGACGGGCGGCGACGGCCCGCGCATGCACCACGTCGCGTTCGCGACGCACGAGAAGCACAACATCATCGCGATCTGCGACAAGCTCGGCGCGCTGCGGATGTCCGACGCGATCGAGCGCGGTCCCGGCCGGCACGGCGTGTCGAACGCGTTCTACCTCTACCTGCGCGACCCGGACGGGCACCGCGTCGAGATCTACACCCAGGACTACTGGACGGGCGACCCCGACAACCCCGTGGTCACGTGGGACGTGCACGACAACCAGCGCCGCGACTGGTGGGGCAACCCCGTGGTGCCGAGCTGGTACACCGACGCCTCCCTCGTGCTCGACCTCGACGGCAACCCGCAGCCCCTGACCCGGCGCACCGACACGAGCGAGATGGCCGTGACGATCGGCGCCGACGGGTTCTCGTACACGCGCAAGGGCGACACCGAGCGCGGGTTCAAGCTGGGGAACACGCTGTGAGCACGGGGCCGGCGGCGCCGTCGGGCGGGCGCACGCTCGACGACGACGCCGTCGCCGCGATCGCCGACGAGCTCGCCGAGGCCGAGCGCACCCGCACCCCCGTGCCGCTGCTCACCGCGCGGCACGCCGGGATGACCGTCGAGGACGCCTACGCCGTCCAGCGCACCTGGCGCGACCGCGGCGTCGCGCGCGGCCGGCGGCTCGTGGGCCACAAGATCGGGCTCACCTCCAAGGTCATGCAGGCCGCGACCGGCATCACCGAGCCCGACTACGGCGTCATCTTCGACGACATGGTGCTCGAGTCCGGGACGGTCGTGCCGCACGCGTCGTTCTCGAACGTGCGCGTCGAGGTCGAGCTCGCGTTCGTGCTGGCCGAGCCGCTCGCGGGGCCGGACGTCACGGTGTTCGACGTGCTGAGGGCCACCGACCGCGTCGTGCCCGCGCTCGAGATCCTCGACGCGCGCGTCGAGATGGCCGGGCGCACCATCGTCGACACGATCTCGGACAACGCCGCGATGGGCGCGATGGTCCTGGGCGGCCGGCCCGTGCGGGTCGACGACGTCGACCTGCGGTGGGTCTCCGCGCTGCTGTACCGGAACGAGACGATCGAGGAGTCGGGCGTCGCCGCGGCGGTGCTCGGCCACCCCGCCAACGGCGTGGCCTGGCTCGCGAACAAGCTCGCGGCGCACGGCGACACGCTGGCCGCGGGTGAGATCGTGCTGTCCGGGTCGTTCACCCGGCCGACGTGGGTCCACCCGGGTGACACCGTCCACGCCGACTACGGAACCCTGGGAGCCGTGACATGCCGATTCAGCTGACGCCCGACCGCTCGCTCGCCGCGATGATCGCCGAGACCGACCGACCGCTCGTCGGCGCCTGGTCGAGCCTCGGCTCGTCGCTCGCCGCCGAGATCCTCGCGGGCAGCGGGCTCGACGTCGTCGTGGTCGACGGCGAGCACGGGCCCAACGACCTCACGACGATCCTCGGCCAGCTGCAGGCGACGGCTGCCTACCCCGTCGCCACGCTCGTGCGCGTGCCGTACGGCGACCCGGTCGTCCTCAAGCAGGTGCTCGACCTCGGGGCGACGAACGTCCTGGTCCCCATGGTCGACGGCGTCGAGCAGGCCGAGGGCGTCGTGCGCGCCGTACGGTACCCGCCGGCGGGGATCCGCGGCGTGGGCAGCGCCCTGGCCCGCTCGGCGCGGTGGAACCGCGTGCCCGACTACGTCACGACCGCCGACGCGGGCGTCACGCTCGTCGTGCAGCTCGAGACGCGCGCCGCCGTCGCGGACGCGCGCGAGATCGCCGCGGTCGACGGCGTCGACGCCGTGCTCGTCGGTCCCGCGGACCTCGCCGCGTCGATGGGGCACCCCGGCGAGCAGGAGCACCCGGACGTCGTGGACGCCGTCCTCGCGACGGTCGCCGCGTGCCGGGACGTCGGCACGCCCGTCGGGGTCAACGCGTTCACGCCCGCGATGGCCGACCGGTACCTCGACGCGGGCGCCGCGTTCGTGCTCGTCGGCGCGGACGCCCTCCTCATCGCGCGCGGCGCCGAGGCCCTGGCCGAGCGGTACGCGCGCTGAGCCTGGCAGGCTCGGCCCATGAAGATCGTCGTCGCCGGCGGGTCCGGCACCCTGGGCCGCACGCTGTCGCGCGACCTGGCCGGCCGCGGCCACGAGGTCGTCGTCCTGACCCGCTCCCCCGGCCGGGCCGACTACGGCACCGACCCCGTGCGCGAGGTCGCCTGGGACGCCCGCACGGTCGGCCCGTGGGCCGACGAGCTGCGCCCCGGCACGGGCGTGGCGCTCGTGAACCTGGCCGGCAGGCTCGTCGACGCCCGGCCGACCCGCGAGAACGTCGCGGCGCTGCGCGACTCGCGCGTGGATGCCACCCGCGCGCTCGTCGGCGCGGCCGCGCGGCTCGGCACGCCCGTCGAGCGCTGGCTCCAGGCGTCGACGACCGCCGTCTACTCCGACGCCGGCGAGGCGAGGCTGACCGAGTCGAGCCCCGTGCCCGACGACGGGCTCCCCCAGATGACGGGCGTCGCCCGGCCGTGGGAGGAGGCGGCGTCGGGCGCCGACGCGCGGCACCTCGTCGTGCTGCGCACGTCCATCGTGCTCGACGCCGGCACCCCGGCCCTGGACCGGCTGCTGCTCCTGGTCCGCCTGGGGGTGGGCGGCACGGTCGGGCGAGGCGACCAGTGGTTCAGCTGGATCCACGTCGACGACTGGCTCGCGATCGCCCGGGCCGCGCTCGGTCTCGACCCGGAGCTCGAGCTGCCGGACGGGCCGGTGATCGCCGCGGCACCGCACCCGGTGCGCAACCGCGACCTCATGGCCGCCCTGCGGCGCGTCTCCGGGCGCCGCTTCGGGATCCCCACGCCCGTGCCTCTCGTCCGGCTGGGCGCCGTCGTCCTGCGGACCGACCCGCTGCTCGCCCTCACCGGGCGGCACACGACGTCCGAGGTGCTGGACCGGGCGGGGTTCCGCTTCCGGTTCCCCACGCTCGACGACGCGCTGGCGGACCTGCTCGGGTGACCGGCGGCCCGTCGCCGCCTCCGTCGTTCACCGTGTCCTCGATCAACCGTCGACCCGGATACATGCCCCCGTCAACGGATCGTCGGGGCGTGTTCACGTTCCGCTGTGAGCGTGGCGAGCGGCCGGCCGAGCGGCCGGCGACGACCCGACAGGAGGCACGTGACCGTGAGAAGCAGATCTCTGGTGCGCCGCCAGACCCGCCTGACCGCCACCGCCGTCACCCTCGTCGTGGGGGGCGCCTCGCTCGTCCCCGCCGCCGCGAGCGCCGCCGACGCCGCGACGGGCCCGTCCTGGGCCGAGACCGCCTACCGCGGCGGCGTCCACGTCGTCGAGGGGCCGGACGAGGACCAGAGCACCGTCGACGGCACCGTGTTCGTGGACAAGGACCGCGACTCCGTCCAGGACGCGAACGAGCCGGGCCTCGCCGGGGTGACCGTGTCCAACGGACGCGACGTCACCACGACCGACGCCCACGGCCGGTACGAGCTGCCCGCCTTCGACAACATGACCGTCTTCGTCACCCAGCCGCGCGGGTACCAGGTGCCCGTCGACGAGGACAACGTGGCCCAGTTCTTCTACCACCACCTGCCGTCCGGCTCCCCGGAGCTGCGGTACGGCGGGATCGCGCCGACCGGCGAGCTGCCCGACGAGGTGAACTTCCCGCTCGCCAAGAGCACGCTCACGCAGTCGCCCGAGCAGCACTGCGTCGTCGGCGCCGACGTGCAGACGTACGACCTGGAGGAGGTCGAGTTCGCCCGCAACGGCGTCTTCGCCGACCTCGCCGGACGCACGGACTACGCCGGCTGCGGCGCCCTGTTCATCGGCGACGTCGTGGGCGACGACCTGTCGCTGTACGCGCAGACGCGCGAGCTCACGCGCATGCTCAACGGCCCGGCCCGCTTCCTGCCGGGCAACCACGACCTCGACTTCGACTCGCCCGAGCCGGAGCACAACTTCGACACCTTCCGCGCGAAGCTCGGTCCGGCGTACTACTCGTACGACGTCGGCAAGGCGCACGTCGTCGCCCTCAACACGGTCGAGTACCCGACGGTCGTGCCGCCCAGCAAGAGCAGCTACACGAACGGCATCGACGAGCAGCAGCTCGAGTGGCTCCGCAACGACATCGCCCAGGTGCCCATGGACCGGCCGATCGTCCTCGCGGCCCACATGCCGCTGCTCGAGTTCTTCTACAGCAGCTCTCACCGGGTGAAGCAGGTCAAGGAGGTCTACGAGATCCTCGAGGGCCGCACCGTCGTCTCCGTCGGCGGGCACACCCACGTCTCGGAGAACCTGCGCGAGGGCGACCTCATGGCCGGCTGGACCGACGTCGTCGGCGAGGAGGGCCTGCCGTTCCCGCACCTGACGGTCGGCGCGGTCTCCGGCCACTGGTACTCGGGCCAGGTCCTCGAGGAGGGCTACCCGACGACGCTCCAGCGCGACGGCACGCCTCCCGGCGTCCTCACGCTCGACATCAAGAACGCCCAGATCCGCGAGCGCTACACGGTCCGCGGCGACGACGGGTCCGACCAGATGGCGGTCGGCCTCAACACGCCCCGGTACCGCGCTTGGTACGCCGAGAACGTGAGCGTCCCTCGCGGCACCGCCCCGGCGCTGGAGGACCCGCTCACGGTGACGCGCGACGACCTCGCGGGCACCACGTGGCTCACCGCGAACGTCTGGATGGGCTCGACCGGATCGACGGTCGCCGTCTCGCTCGACGGCGGCGAGCCCGTCGAGGCCGTCCGCACGCAGCAGATGCAGGGCGAGAGCCCGCGCGTCGGCGCCGAGTGGTCGGACCCGGTGGCGATCCAGGAGCAGTTCGTCCACGGCGGCGGGCTGGCCGACCGCACCATGCACCTGTGGCGCCTCGAGCTTCCCGCCGACCTCGCCGCCGGCGAGCACACCGCCGAGGTGACGACGACGGACGTCCACGGGCGCACCTTCACCGAGTCGCTGACCTTCGAGGTCGTCGAGTAGCACCGCCGTGGCCGGGCAGGGCGCGGGACGGCGCCCTGCCCGGCCGCTCGCGCTCGTCGGCGCCGCGGTCAGCGTCGGCGGCGGATCGTCCGGCCGAGCCAGACCAAGGGGTCGTAGCGCTGACCGGCCACGCGCTCCTTCATGGGGATGAGCGCGTTGTCGGTGATCTTGATGCCCTCGGGGCACACCTCGGTGCAGCACTTGGTGATGTTGCACCGGCCCAGGCCGTGCTCGTCCTGCGCCGCGGAGACGCGGTCCGAGACGTCGAGCGGGTGCATCTCGAGCTCGGCGACCCGCATGAGGAAGCGCGGGCCGGCGAACGCCCTCTTGTTCTCCTCGTGGTCGCGCACGACGTGGCACGTGTCCTGGCACAGGAAGCACTCGATGCACTTGCGGAACTCCTGCGACCGCTGGACGTCGGCCTGGCTCATCCGGTACTCGCCCGGCGCGAGGTCGATCGGGGGCGTGAACGACAGGATCTCGCGGGCCTTCTCGTAGTTGTACGACACGTCGGTCACGAGGTCGCGGATCACCGGGAACGTCCGCATGGGCGTCACGGTCACCACGTCGTCGGGGGCGAACAGCGACATCCGGGTCATGCACAGCAGCCGTGGGCGGCCGTTGATCTCCGCCGAGCACGACCCGCACTTGCCCGCCTTGCAGTTCCACCGCACCGCCAGGTCGGGCGCCTGGGTGGCCTGGAGCCGGTGGATGACGTCGAGCACGACCTCGCCCTCGTTGACCTCGACGTCGAAGTCGACGAGCTCGCCGCCGACCGAGCTGCCGCGCCACACGCGGAACCGCCCCGTGTAGCTCATGCGGCGCCTCCTTCGGGATGGGCCGTCAGCTCGGCGGGGGTGTAGTACTTCTCGAGCTCGGTGAGGTCGAACAGCGCGAGCAGGTCCTCGCGCATGGGGGCGCGCTCCGCGACCTCGACCTCGACACGCGGCACCGCGAGACCGTCGGCCGCCTCGCCGGGGACGCAGCGGGTCACGAGCACCCGGTGGCGCCACTCCGGGTCGAGCATCGGGTGGTCGTCGCGGGTGTGCCCGCCGCGGCTCTCGGTGCGCATCAGCGCCGAGGACGCGACCGCCTCGCTCACCATGAGCATGTTCCGCAGGTCCAGCGCCAGGTGCCAGCCGGGGTTGTACTGCCGGTGGCCCTCGACGACGACGTGGCGCAGGCGCGCCCGCAGCTCGCCGAGCCGCTCGAGCGCCTCGGTCATCTCGTCCTCCGTGCGGATGATGCCCACGAGGTCGTTCATGACGCCCTGCAGCTCGGCGTGCAGCGTGTACGGGTTCTCGGCCCGGGCGCCGCGCGAGGGCGGGTCGAAGGGCGCGAGCGCCGTGCGCGCGGCCGCCTCGACGTCGCGGTCGCGCCGCGACGGGCGCCTGGCGAGCCCGGTGACGTAGTCGGCCGCGCCGAGGCCCGCGCGTCGGCCGAACACGAGCAGGTCCGACAGCGAGTTGCCCCCGAGCCGGTTCGAGCCGTGCATGCCGCCCGCGCACTCCCCCGCCGCGAACAGGCCCGGCACGCTCGACTGCCCCGTGTCCGGGTCGACGTCGATCCCGCCCATGACGTAGTGGCACGTCGGGCCCACCTCCATGGGCTCGGCCGTGATGTCGACGTCGGCCAGCTCCTTGAACTGGTGGTACATCGACGGCAGGCGCCGCTTGATCTCCTCGGCCGGCATGCGGCTCGCGATGTCGAGGAACACTCCCCCGTGCGGCGAGCCGCGCCCTTCCTTGACCTCCGTGTTGATCGCCCGCGCCACCTCGTCGCGGGGCAGCAGGTCGGGCGTGCGACGGTTGTTGTCCTGGTCGGTGTACCAGCGGTCGGCCTCGTCCTCCGTCTGGGCGTACTGGCCCTTGAAGACGTCCGGCACGTACCGGAACATGAACCGGTCCCCGTCGGAGTTGCGCAGCACGCCGCCGTCGCCGCGCACGCCCTCCGTCACGAGGATGCCCTTGACGCTGGGCGGCCACACCATGCCCGTCGGGTGGAACTGGACGAACTCCATGTCGACGAGGCCGGCGCCGGCGCGCAGGGCGAGCGCGTGGCCGTCGCCCGTGTACTCCCAGGAGTTCGACGTCACCTTGAACGACTTGCCGATCCCGCCGGTGGCGAGCACGACCGCGGGCGCGGAGAACTCCACGAACCGGCCGGTCTCCCGCCAGTACCCGAACGCGCCGGCGATCGCGCCGTCGTCGTCGGTCAGCAGCTCGGTGACCGTGCACTCGGCGAACACGCGCAGGCGCGACTCGTAGTCGCCGGTCGCGAAGTAGTCGGCCCGCTGCAGCGCCACGACGCGCTGCTGGAGCGTGCGGATGAGCTCGAGGCCGGTCCGGTCGCCGACGTGCGCGAGCCGCGGGTAGGTGTGGCCGCCGAAGTTGCGCTGGCTGATCCGGCCGTCGGGCGTGCGGTCGAAGAGCGCCCCCCAGGCCTCCAGCTCCCAGACGCGGTCGGGCGCCTCCTTCGCGTGCAGCTCGGCCATCCGCCAGCTGTTGAGGAACTTCCCGCCGCGCATCGTGTCGCGGAAATGCACCTGCCACGAGTCCTTCTCGGCGACGTTGCCCATCGCCGCGGCGCAGCCGCCCTCGGCCATCACGGTGTGCGCCTTGCCGAACAGCGACTTGCAGACGATCCCGGTGCGCAGGCCGCGCTCGCGCGCCTCGATCGCCGCGCGCAGCCCGGCCCCGCCCGCGCCGACGACGAGGACGTCGTACTCGTGCCGTTCGATCGTGGTCACCGAGGTGCTCCTATCCGACGATCCGCAGGTCGGTGATCGTCCCGCGCGCGACGAGCATCACGTACAGGTCGGTGAGGATCAGCGTGCCGAGCGTGATCCACGCGAACTGCATGTGCCTCGTGTTGAGCGCGGAGACCTTGGTCCAGAACCAGTACCGCACGGGGTGCTTCGAGAAGTGCGTGAGGCGCCCGCCCATCACGTGCCGGCACGAGTGGCACGAGAGCGTGTAGCACCACAGCAGGACGACGTTGACGAGCAGCACGAGGTTGCCGACGCCGACGACGAACCCGTCGGTCGGGTGCCGGAACGCGACGATCGCGT contains:
- the hpaD gene encoding 3,4-dihydroxyphenylacetate 2,3-dioxygenase — protein: MSIISPDSPEPVVTDTDPIRAVDPIPTPTSPPPDVVRCASMELVVTDLEASRRFYVDVLDLVVTEEDSETVYLRSLEEFIHHNLILRKGPVPAVAAFSYRVRTPEDLDRAVAFYSELGCRVERRAEGWVKGLGDTVRVTDPLGFPYEFFHDVEHVERLAWRYDLHTPGALVRLDHFNQVTPDVPRAVKYMEDLGFRVTEDIQDEEGTTYAAWMRRKPTVHDTAMTGGDGPRMHHVAFATHEKHNIIAICDKLGALRMSDAIERGPGRHGVSNAFYLYLRDPDGHRVEIYTQDYWTGDPDNPVVTWDVHDNQRRDWWGNPVVPSWYTDASLVLDLDGNPQPLTRRTDTSEMAVTIGADGFSYTRKGDTERGFKLGNTL
- the hpaE gene encoding 5-carboxymethyl-2-hydroxymuconate semialdehyde dehydrogenase, which produces MTLHRPEGLPDRIRHYVDGESVDSLGGETFDVLEPVTNQTYVQAAAGQKADVDRAVAAARRAFVEGPWPRMLPRERSRVLHRIADIVESRDARLAELESFDSGLPITQALGQARRAAENFRFFADLIVAQADDTYKVPGRQINYVNRKPIGVAGLITPWNTPFMLESWKLAPALATGNTVVLKPAEFTPLSASLWGGIFEEAGLPRGVFNLVHGLGEEAGDALVKHPDVPLVSFTGESRTGQLIFANAAPHLKGLSMELGGKSPAIVFADADLEAAIDATIFGVFSLNGERCTAGSRILVERSVYDEFVERYAAQAERVVVGYPHDPATEVGTLVHPEHFAKVMSYVELGKAEGRLVAGGGRPEGFESGNFVAPTVFADVKPDARIFQEEIFGPVVAITPFDTEAEALELANATRYGLAAYVWTNDLKRAHTFAQAVEAGMVWLNSNNVRDLRTPFGGVKASGLGHEGGYRSIDFYTHQQAVHITLGKVHNPTFGKGGQPSH
- a CDS encoding epimerase, producing the protein MKIVVAGGSGTLGRTLSRDLAGRGHEVVVLTRSPGRADYGTDPVREVAWDARTVGPWADELRPGTGVALVNLAGRLVDARPTRENVAALRDSRVDATRALVGAAARLGTPVERWLQASTTAVYSDAGEARLTESSPVPDDGLPQMTGVARPWEEAASGADARHLVVLRTSIVLDAGTPALDRLLLLVRLGVGGTVGRGDQWFSWIHVDDWLAIARAALGLDPELELPDGPVIAAAPHPVRNRDLMAALRRVSGRRFGIPTPVPLVRLGAVVLRTDPLLALTGRHTTSEVLDRAGFRFRFPTLDDALADLLG
- a CDS encoding GntR family transcriptional regulator, with protein sequence MSAESKSQQAYRYLRERIDDGRFVPGYRLVLAQLAAELGVSVVPVREAVRRLEAEGLVTFERNVGAKVSLVKETEYLHTMQTLALVEGYATALSAPYLTGEQLGRARAINDEMRRSLDEFDPHRFTELNRDFHSVLFEPCPNPHVLDLVHRGWNRMKVLRDSSFSFVPGRARESVAEHDRLVELVASGADATELELAARRHRTATLDAVLAYQAARKPPTPSPRDDATLAG
- a CDS encoding fumarylacetoacetate hydrolase family protein codes for the protein MVTDDRRRPGKIIAVHLNYASRAAQRGRTPAQPSYFLKPASSLGVTGGTVERPLGTELLAFEGEVALVIGTAARWVSPEDGWSHVAAVTAANDFGLYDLRTADKGSNLRSKGGDGFTPLGPELVPASAVDPAGLRVRTWVNGDLVQEDTTDTLLFDFGRLVADLSQHLTLEPGDVILTGTPAGSSVVEPGDVVEVEVDAPTAPGAPSSGRLVTTVTAGTTPFGDFGAQPAVDDVQRAEAYGTATPPATADEPAFELTDAHRARFAKVAVATLSVALRRRGYHDVFVEGVRSNRPGARFVGRARTLRFVPHRPDLFARRGGGFNAQKRAFDTVGEGEVLVIEARGERGTGTVGDVLALRAQVRGAAAIVTDGGVRDFDAVARIDVPVFSAGPHPSVLGRRHVPWETDVTIACGGAAVEPGDVVVGDGDGVIVIPPALVEEVLAEAEETEAQDAWVAARVAEGESVDGLFPMDAAWRARYERETGGAG
- a CDS encoding HpcH/HpaI aldolase/citrate lyase family protein → MPIQLTPDRSLAAMIAETDRPLVGAWSSLGSSLAAEILAGSGLDVVVVDGEHGPNDLTTILGQLQATAAYPVATLVRVPYGDPVVLKQVLDLGATNVLVPMVDGVEQAEGVVRAVRYPPAGIRGVGSALARSARWNRVPDYVTTADAGVTLVVQLETRAAVADAREIAAVDGVDAVLVGPADLAASMGHPGEQEHPDVVDAVLATVAACRDVGTPVGVNAFTPAMADRYLDAGAAFVLVGADALLIARGAEALAERYAR
- the hpaH gene encoding 2-oxo-hept-4-ene-1,7-dioate hydratase, which gives rise to MSTGPAAPSGGRTLDDDAVAAIADELAEAERTRTPVPLLTARHAGMTVEDAYAVQRTWRDRGVARGRRLVGHKIGLTSKVMQAATGITEPDYGVIFDDMVLESGTVVPHASFSNVRVEVELAFVLAEPLAGPDVTVFDVLRATDRVVPALEILDARVEMAGRTIVDTISDNAAMGAMVLGGRPVRVDDVDLRWVSALLYRNETIEESGVAAAVLGHPANGVAWLANKLAAHGDTLAAGEIVLSGSFTRPTWVHPGDTVHADYGTLGAVTCRFS